A window of Eulemur rufifrons isolate Redbay chromosome 18, OSU_ERuf_1, whole genome shotgun sequence genomic DNA:
GCTAAGATCAGGGACTTGCCTCCAGCTGAGGAGCTTCCAGAAAAAGAGCCTGGGCAGATACCGTGCCACCTGGGTGAAGACACTGCCCAGATTCCTACATGTGCAGAAGCTGGTGACCTGGAGGGCAGGTtacaaagaaagcagaaaaatgccACAGTGGGGAGGCGGCATTATTGCCATGAATGTGGAAAGAGTTTTGCTCAGAGTTCAGGCCTGACAAAACACTTgcgaattcacactggagagaaaccctacgaATGTGAAGACTGTGGGAAGACCTTCATCGGGAGCTCTGCCCTTGTCATTCATCAGAGAGTCCACACTGGTGAGAAGCCATATgagtgtgaagaatgtggtaaGGTCTTCAGTCACAGCTCAAACCTTATCAAACACCAGAGAacccacactggggagaagcCCTACGAGTGTGATGACTGTGGGAAGACTTTCAGCCAGAGCTGCAGCCTCCTTGAACATCATAAAATTCACACTGGGGAGAAGCCATACCAGTGCAACATGTGCGGCAAAGCCTTTAGGCGGAATTCACATCTCCTGAGACATCAGAGGATCCACGGCAATAAAAGTGTTGAGAATCCTGAGTGTGGGGAGGCCTGGGAAAGTCAGGGTAGGATGGAAAGCCAGTGGGAGAATGTCGAAGCTCCCGTGTCCTATAAATGTAATGAGTGTGAGAGAAGTTTCACTCGGAACAGAAGCCTTATTGAACATCAAAAAATCcacactggtgagaaaccctatcAGTGTGACGCATGTGGAAAAGGCTTCACCCGAACTTCATACCTTGTTCAACATCAGAGAAGCCatgtagggaaaaaaattctGTCACAATGACCCATGCCGTACCTGGCAAATTTGGTGCTCAGGCTTCATTGAACCGAAGCCACCCTGGAGCCCTTACTGACTATAGAAGTTGTGGGCTGGGGCTTTATTTACCACTCCACATCATCaggttttagaaaatatagtctGGCTGAGATGAATTATCTTCTACATTCTAGAAAGTGATTAGGAAATAAGTTATTTGATAGAAGGTCATGGGAAAATTGTCTGGAAGAGGTAAGACCTGAAATGGTTTGTTCTCACCCATTGGGCTTAAGTGGCCTTCCAGAATGGCTAATTGCCCTCAGCCAACACTTTGTGATGTCTCTTGGTTGGATGGCTCTGATTTGGGGGGCTGCTGCTCTGACCATTCATTTTGCCTATACTGAGTCCTTCATGAGTTGGTCAGATTGATGAGGTCTTTTACCCTGTCCCCTCTGTGCCTTGCATATAGGttctaagaaacatttattagatACCAGTAAAATCACCTTCATATCTCTGATAATCTAATGTTTTCTAGATTTCTGAGGGATTTCTAACTTTTGCCATTTGTGTTTACGTCTAATTCTCTAAGGTCCTAGATTCTATGTCAATCTAGTGTATTTGTTGCCAACTACATAATATTGTC
This region includes:
- the LOC138398845 gene encoding zinc finger protein with KRAB and SCAN domains 4 yields the protein MARELRKNAALDAQSAEEQTGLLTVKVEKEEASASAAEPSSPCSPARGPERSRQRFRGFRYLEAPGPREALSRLRELCRQWLRPEMHSKEQILELLVLEQLLTILPGNLQGWVREQHPESGEEVVVLLEYLERQLDERTPQIPGGDQGQELLCCKVALLTPAQGSQSSQFQPIKALLKHESLGSQLLQDRVFQVSGLAQRGRYREEAVVASRLSPESQGLLKMEDVALTLSPGWTQQDSSQLNLYRDERQENCGSLASLGGEIQAKIRDLPPAEELPEKEPGQIPCHLGEDTAQIPTCAEAGDLEGRLQRKQKNATVGRRHYCHECGKSFAQSSGLTKHLRIHTGEKPYECEDCGKTFIGSSALVIHQRVHTGEKPYECEECGKVFSHSSNLIKHQRTHTGEKPYECDDCGKTFSQSCSLLEHHKIHTGEKPYQCNMCGKAFRRNSHLLRHQRIHGNKSVENPECGEAWESQGRMESQWENVEAPVSYKCNECERSFTRNRSLIEHQKIHTGEKPYQCDACGKGFTRTSYLVQHQRSHVGKKILSQ